The Puntigrus tetrazona isolate hp1 chromosome 16, ASM1883169v1, whole genome shotgun sequence genome includes a region encoding these proteins:
- the rbfa gene encoding putative ribosome-binding factor A, mitochondrial, with translation MLAVRRVVCSKDCTISRYTTALTSVIHKMTVRPERQSLSLGGMLKESNVGIHSSACLSGGNKLMKMLNKKKKKQWYDSPPQASAVSQLSFLKPSKRSKEDSVRVRTLNIIIYKAVVDLLSSYELNSEISSHSVQISKVSLSPDFSACRIYWKTSQSAQQDSHIQQALNKCAPRIRHLLISHQILGNVPPVVLIRDKQYAAVTEIDNLLKKADFGLDEDNINHLSTNNVGARLQLMESEDMKRPVLFGVDHDALHKQIEAYKREKGARDTLTQSPAAGGLTQEQLDVLADIRKKKLIEKKKKKSKWLKDNDITPKDFLLSRSLQKEDKEEKDGDEDSQVTELMEEDNSRH, from the exons ATGCTGGCTGTCAGAAGAGTTGTTTGCTCCAAAGACTGCACAATTAGTCGATATACGACGGCATTAACCAGTGTGATCCATAAAATGACAGTCCGGCCGGAGAGACAGAGTTTGTCCTTGGGTGGTATGTTGAAAGAAAGTAACGTTGGTATTCATAGCTCAGCCTGTCTGTCTGGAGGCAATAAACTGATGAAGATGTTGAACAAAAAGAA GAAGAAACAATGGTATGACTCTCCTCCGCAG GCCTCAGCGGTCAGTCAACTCAGCTTTCTGAAACCATCAAAGCGAAGTAAAGAGGACAGTGTTCGTGTGAGGACTCTCAATATCATCATCTACAAAGCAGTGGTGGACTTGCTGAGCTCCTATGAGCTCAACTCAGAGATCAGTTCCCACAGTGTGCAGATCTCCAAA GTTTCACTGTCACCAGATTTCTCTGCTTGCCGAATATACTGGAAGACGAGTCAGTCAGCTCAACAAGACAGCCATATTCAGCaggctttaaataaatgtgctcCTCGCATACG GCACCTTCTGATCTCTCACCAAATCCTTGGCAATGTTCCGCCTGTGGTTTTAATCAGAGACAAACAATATGCTGCTGTCACTGAA ATCGACAACCTTCTCAAGAAGGCAGATTTTGGTCTAGATGAAGATAACATAAATCATTTATCTACCAACAATGTCGG GGCCAGACTGCAGCTGATGGAAtctgaagacatgaaaagaCCTGTTTTGTTCGGTGTGGATCACGATGCTCTGCACAAACAGATCGAAGCCTATAAACGAGAGAAGGGGGCAAGAGACACTCTCACGCAGAGTCCTGCCGCTGGAGGACTAACACAAGAGCAGCTGGATGTGCTAGCAGATATAAGGAAGAAAAAACTCatagagaaaaagaagaaaaagtctAAATGGCTGAAGGATAATGATATCACTCCTAAGGACTTTCTGTTGTCCAGAAGCCTTCAAAAAGAGGACAAAGAGGAGAAGGATGGTGATGAGGACAGCCAGGTCACAGAGTTGATGGAAGAGGACAACAGCAGACACTGA
- the adnp2a gene encoding LOW QUALITY PROTEIN: activity-dependent neuroprotector homeobox protein 2a (The sequence of the model RefSeq protein was modified relative to this genomic sequence to represent the inferred CDS: inserted 6 bases in 6 codons; deleted 5 bases in 3 codons) — translation MYQIPVKNLTKLRRPRKRVKSILCDIGMQQCQDLLETYKCFDAGDASFDNTEWDDFTDGHVGKKKKKHPYRXQALCCSLCWYSSRSVPTFRSHIHRCHWNDLDVACLLMCPYCPFVSAPKVTEQHIQFFHMLPSKTHRIPLYSNPSHTLAHTXKTVSVTVSADAADDRYTXATCGYHDSLLYVMKKHVLVNHYAAMLDRYFGLGSDSKQKTDGQRIRDGASVKYHCKVCKLPAETIEHLLYHILSSEKHKDLHWQIMPCIIEKDCTNQMAGLQNLLNLAPKAMQQVTLLARPNYVPQQMPQTNGNGTVLLAGPSSAAALFCSPGAGQMFLSPQTQALLSGTTVASLQNAQHPQSPAGMPQVLPTSPVVKPINMMLPNMQQSAPKTVPITMAMPRLPQTHPTQQVLLPPGVQVNLPGEMGVRSPILVTQGLHLNQSVPRAPLIASQSVRLIPTGNKVNGVPTYTLAPVQVTVPVHGGPAQMVLTPNQISQPTNSALVPAGLMPTVQRAINRNSVPNELACXAPFLKKHDNHTVKCLRCKILLTEQGIFQHLLHGLKCLFCPQMFYSFKQIMEHTNKEHSLKIKENRHYIKEQFSLDCDDEGNLMFNTFNLNTDVPKDLLDNRELNLALVTSSQDKLYIKMYPDKAEYATALKTTPTACPFCQVKLQNSEDYESHLQTKHHIVPTIHAILKTPAYKCIYCFGXYTEKSTPXTISIHVQRCRCAPKAVKEAERQLNPDTTERPEGDLCNSPQMASSSDVACQESLEIAKPKREVITPKSRRRNSKLPKVEVPEMPVKLVLEPMGMEMTSFEDRKDFLSQYFHRKPYVTKTEIELLASRLWINKADVKAHFNSKLTKCLKAIQKKKVCVRLGFKMIEVNKVKHNLFIPESKPVKKKVLGEVKQRGLVPQVTVKKEDMNEMTHDLFIPGVPVTVKKEEVSEMGHDLYIPGVTVKQEDVKEMGHDLYIPGVTVKQEEVNDMEHGLFISEVRPL, via the exons ATGTATCAGATTCCAGTGAAGAACCTGACAAAACTCAGACGTCCGAGGAAACGCGTCAAAAGTATTTTGTGTGACATCGGGATGCAGCAGTGTCAAGATTTATTGGAG acatacaaatgttttgatGCTGGTGATGCAAGTTTTGACAACACGGAATGGGATGATTTCACTGATGGCCATGttggcaaaaagaaaaaaaag CATCCATACC GCCAAGCTCTGTGCTGCAGTCTGTGTTGGTACTCCAGCCGGTCAGTACCCACATTCAGAAGTCACATCCATCGCTGTCACTGGAATGATCTGGATGTGGCCTGTTTGTTAATGTGCCCCTACTGCCCGTTTGTCAGCGCTCCGAAGGTCACAGAGCAACACATCCAGTTTTTCCACATGCTCCCGTCAAAAACCCATCGTATACCTCTTTACAGCAACCCTAGCCACACTTTGGCTCACA CGAAAACCGTGTCAGTTACAGTTTCCGCTGATGCTGCCGATGACCGATACA GCGCAACCTGTGGCTATCATGACTCTTTACTATATGTGATGAAGAAACAC GTCTTGGTCAACCACTATGCT GCGATGCTGGATCGCTACTTTGGGCTGGGCTCGGACAGTAAGCAAAAGACTGACGGTCAGCGGATACGGGACGGGGCATCAGTGAAATATCACTGCAAAGTGTGCAAACTGCCTGCAGAGACCATTGAACATTTACTCTATCACATTTTGAGTTCAGAGAAGCACAAAGACCTGCACTGGCAAATAATGCCGTGTATAATCGAAAAAGACTGCACAAACCAAATGGCTGGACTACAGAATCTGCTGAACCTTGCGCCAAAAGCAATGCAACAGGTCACG TTGCTCGCAAGGCCCAACTATGTGCCACAGCAGATGCCACAAACAAATGGAAACGGTACTGTTCTTCTGGCAGGCCCAAGCAGCGCCGCTGCTTTGTTTTGCTCTCCTGGTGCAGGGCAGATGTTTTTGTCTCCACAAACGCAAGCTTTACTGTCAGGCACGACTGTTGCCTCTCTTCAGAACGCACAGCATCCGCAGTCCCCAGCCGGGATGCCGCAAGTCCTGCCTACCTCTCCAGTAGTGAAGCCCATTAATATGATGTTGCCAAACATGCAGCAAAGCGCTCCTAAGACAGTACCTATCACTATGGCCATGCCCAGGCTACCGCAGACCCATCCAACACAGCAGGTTCTTCTTCCACCTGGCGTCCAGGTCAACCTCCCGGGCGAAATGGGTGTGAGGTCACCAATTCTTGTTACTCAAGGTCTTCATCTGAACCAGTCGGTTCCCAGAGCTCCCCTCATAGCCTCGCAGTCTGTGCGTCTCATTCCCACAGGCAACAAAGTCAACGGTGTCCCAACCTACACTCTAGCACCCGTTCAAGTCACGGTTCCCGTTCACGGCGGTCCTGCTCAAATGGTACTTACACCAAATCAGATCAGCCAACCTACAAATTCAGCGTTGGTGCCCGCTGGTCTCATGCCTACAGTTCAGAGAGCGATAAACAGAAATTCGGTGCCAAATGAGTTGGCGT TTGCGCCATTTTTGAAGAAACACGACAATCACACTGTCAAGTGCCTGAGGTGCAAGATTTTACTGACAGAGCAGGGGATTTTCCAGCATTTGTTGCATGGCTTGAAGTGTCTGTTCTGTCCTCAGATGTTCTACTCTTTCAAGCAGATCATGGAGCACACCAATAAAGAGCACAGTTTGAAAATCAAGGAAAATCGACATTACATTAAAGAGCAGTTTAGCCTCGACTGTGATGACGAGGGGAACCTAATGTTCAACACTTTTAATCTGAACACAGACGTGCCCAAAGATCTTCTAGACAACCGAGAGCTCAACCTTGCACTAGTCACCAGCTCTCAAGATAAGctgtacataaaaatgtatccgGACAAGGCAGAATACGCAACAGCGCTAAAGACGACACCTACTGCCTGCCCATTTTGCCAAGTAAAACTCCAGAACTCTGAGGACTATGAGAGCCATCTTCAAACGAAACACCACATCGTTCCCACCATTCATGCAATACTAAAAACGCCTGCatacaaatgcatatattgTTTCG TGTATACCGAAAAATCGACAC AGACAATCTCTATTCACGTGCAACGGTGCCGTTGTGCTCCCAAAGCCGTCAAGGAAGCTGAGAGGCAACTGAATCCAGATACAACAGAACGCCCTGAGGGTGATTTATGTAATTCTCCTCAGATGGCCAGTTCTTCAGACGTGGCCTGTCAGGAGAGCCTCGAAATTGCTAAGCCAAAGAGAGAAGTAATCACTCCCAAGAGCAGAAGAAGGAACTCTAAACTTCCAAAGGTAGAAGTCCCAGAAATGCCAGTTAAGCTCGTCTTAGAACCAATGGGAATGGAGATGACGTCGTTCGAGGACCGAAAAGACTTCCTTTCGCAGTACTTCCACAGAAAGCCATACGTGACCAAGACTGAAATTGAACTGCTGGCTTCTCGTTTGTGGATAAACAAGGCTGACGTAAAGGCTCACTTCAACAGCAAGCTCACCAAGTGTTTAAAAGCAATTCAGAAGAAGAAGGTTTGTGTACGTCTCGGGTTCAAAATGATCGAAGTGAACAAGGTGAAGCACAACCTCTTCATTCCAGAGTCGAAgcctgttaaaaaaaaggtcttGGGCGAGGTAAAACAACGTGGCCTCGTTCCACAGGTAACTGTTAAAAAAGAGGACATGAATGAAATGACACATGACCTCTTCATTCCAGGGGTACCAGTCACAGTTAAAAAAGAGGAAGTGAGTGAAATGGGACATGACCTCTACATCCCAGGGGTAACTGTTAAACAAGAGGATGTAAAAGAAATGGGACATGACCTCTACATCCCAGGGGTAACTGTTAAACAAGAGGAAGTAAATGACATGGAACATGGCCTCTTCATCTCAGAGGTACGGCCTCTGTAA